The Streptomyces europaeiscabiei genome window below encodes:
- a CDS encoding ABC transporter permease translates to MTTTQGTDVRHGTAPHGTAPHGTAPHGPAHAWRVVWRITKLNFKARLEYRGEFLMNVCVGAIWQVSIVVFATVLLTRFPGLGGWSSSDVLLIASMRMLAHGLYVLFLGRVQYMNVLVQEGVVDPCLIRPMPVYRQVQLTFFPVNALGDLVVAVGLFVAALQRSSVDWTAGRIAYVVAGVLGGMLVEAALFTALAAAAFHFPATSYWSQWLEELMGTFGSYPLSILPKAASAAFTFVVPLAFIAYFPAGVLTGHGDAMGVPEALAVASPFIGLLAFVLSRLLWNWSLSKYTGVNG, encoded by the coding sequence ATGACGACCACACAAGGGACCGACGTACGACACGGAACCGCCCCGCACGGGACCGCCCCGCACGGAACCGCTCCGCACGGGCCCGCGCACGCCTGGCGCGTCGTGTGGCGGATCACCAAGCTCAACTTCAAGGCCCGGCTGGAGTACCGGGGCGAGTTCCTGATGAACGTCTGCGTCGGCGCGATCTGGCAGGTCTCGATCGTCGTCTTCGCCACCGTCCTGCTCACCCGGTTCCCCGGACTCGGCGGCTGGTCCAGCTCCGACGTGCTGCTCATCGCCAGTATGCGCATGCTCGCCCACGGGCTGTACGTGCTGTTCCTCGGCCGGGTCCAGTACATGAACGTCCTCGTCCAGGAAGGAGTCGTCGACCCCTGTCTGATCCGCCCGATGCCGGTCTACCGTCAGGTCCAGCTGACCTTCTTCCCGGTCAACGCCCTCGGTGACCTGGTCGTCGCTGTCGGGCTGTTCGTCGCCGCACTGCAGCGCAGCTCCGTCGACTGGACGGCGGGCCGGATCGCGTACGTGGTGGCGGGTGTCCTCGGCGGCATGCTGGTCGAGGCCGCGCTCTTCACGGCCCTGGCCGCCGCCGCGTTCCACTTCCCTGCCACCTCGTACTGGAGCCAGTGGCTGGAGGAGCTGATGGGGACCTTCGGCAGCTATCCCCTGAGCATCCTCCCGAAGGCCGCGTCCGCCGCGTTCACCTTCGTCGTACCGCTCGCCTTCATCGCGTACTTCCCGGCCGGGGTACTGACCGGCCATGGCGACGCGATGGGTGTACCGGAGGCGCTGGCGGTGGCCTCACCCTTCATCGGCCTCCTCGCCTTCGTCCTGTCGCGGCTGCTGTGGAACTGGAGCCTGAGCAAGTACACGGGCGTCAACGGGTGA
- a CDS encoding DoxX family protein, with product MFIAYVVLAVMLSLVLVFSAIPDITHDPKITEGLKALGVPDSWFLPLGLVKIAGALGLLSGIAYRPLGIAAAIGVVLYFLGAVITHLRAGDMKDSAPRPSTCRPQPKTTLMIAWA from the coding sequence GTGTTCATCGCCTATGTCGTCCTCGCTGTCATGCTGTCCCTGGTGCTGGTCTTCTCTGCCATCCCCGACATCACCCACGACCCGAAGATCACAGAGGGGCTCAAAGCGCTCGGGGTGCCCGACAGCTGGTTCCTGCCGCTCGGCCTGGTCAAGATCGCGGGCGCTCTGGGGCTGCTCTCCGGCATCGCCTACCGGCCGTTGGGCATCGCGGCGGCGATCGGCGTCGTCCTGTACTTCCTGGGCGCCGTGATCACGCACCTCCGTGCAGGCGACATGAAGGATTCGGCACCCCGACCGTCAACATGCCGGCCGCAGCCGAAGACCACCCTGATGATCGCCTGGGCCTGA
- a CDS encoding M6 family metalloprotease domain-containing protein — translation MQQPFRRRGIPARRIRPRRVVALASVTALTLAVSTSAGTGHLMAKETTTAAGATAPARGSALDPCMIRGPLGTQMSEGVPTPPGYARSTGTVRALNLMIDFSDAPGEGSAMDRFAEFAPQTQKWFRTSSYGRIDYRPEAPLTEWLRMPKSFRSYGIERGAPFDPGYRRLVQDMVRAADPLVDFRSYDLINVLVTPNAGPSALDTVLSVTFAGNREAPVADGVPVANASFVYSRQDDGSGSYAETGYRVLPHENGHVFGLPDLYTHEGGGAVGHWDIMSEDWGVENDLLGWHKWKLGWLDETQVGCVAAVGTAEYTLTPLPVAGGAKLVVVPLGSRAAYVAELRTRAGNDAAVCRPGVLVYRVDATVDTGNGPIKVHDSRRDSGGCTRSPNVHAELSDAPFVPGETFKDVRTGVEITVAGVDVGGNHRVVVSRR, via the coding sequence ATGCAGCAGCCGTTCCGCAGACGCGGGATACCCGCGCGCCGGATACGTCCGCGCCGCGTCGTCGCGCTCGCCTCCGTCACCGCCCTCACGCTCGCGGTCAGCACCTCCGCCGGCACCGGGCACCTGATGGCGAAGGAGACGACGACGGCCGCGGGGGCCACAGCCCCGGCCCGCGGTTCGGCGCTCGACCCCTGCATGATCCGCGGTCCGCTCGGCACCCAGATGTCCGAGGGCGTGCCGACCCCGCCCGGCTACGCCCGCTCCACCGGCACGGTACGCGCCCTCAACCTGATGATCGACTTCTCCGACGCGCCCGGCGAGGGCAGTGCGATGGACCGCTTCGCGGAGTTCGCCCCGCAGACCCAGAAGTGGTTCAGGACCAGCAGTTACGGCCGTATCGACTACCGCCCCGAGGCCCCGCTCACCGAGTGGCTGCGGATGCCGAAGTCCTTCCGCTCGTACGGCATAGAGCGCGGCGCCCCCTTCGATCCCGGCTACCGCCGGCTGGTCCAGGACATGGTGCGGGCCGCCGATCCGCTGGTGGACTTCCGGTCGTACGACCTGATCAACGTCCTCGTCACCCCGAACGCGGGCCCCTCCGCCCTCGACACCGTCCTGTCGGTGACCTTCGCCGGCAACCGGGAGGCACCGGTCGCGGACGGTGTGCCGGTCGCCAACGCGTCCTTCGTCTACAGCCGCCAGGACGACGGCTCGGGCTCGTACGCGGAGACCGGGTACCGGGTCCTCCCCCACGAGAACGGCCATGTCTTCGGGCTGCCCGACCTCTACACCCACGAGGGTGGGGGCGCGGTCGGGCACTGGGACATCATGAGCGAGGACTGGGGCGTCGAGAACGATCTGCTGGGCTGGCACAAGTGGAAGCTCGGGTGGCTCGACGAGACGCAGGTCGGCTGCGTGGCCGCCGTCGGCACGGCCGAGTACACGCTGACCCCGCTCCCCGTCGCCGGCGGCGCGAAGCTGGTCGTCGTCCCGCTCGGCTCCCGAGCGGCGTACGTCGCCGAGCTGCGCACGCGGGCGGGCAACGACGCGGCGGTGTGCCGGCCGGGTGTGCTCGTCTACCGGGTCGACGCGACCGTCGACACCGGGAACGGGCCCATCAAGGTCCACGACTCCCGCCGGGACAGCGGTGGGTGCACCCGCAGCCCCAACGTCCACGCGGAGCTGTCCGACGCGCCGTTCGTCCCCGGTGAGACCTTCAAGGACGTGCGGACGGGGGTGGAGATCACCGTGGCCGGGGTGGATGTCGGGGGGAACCATCGGGTGGTGGTGAGCCGACGGTGA
- a CDS encoding ABC transporter permease — MAATATPSTPSTPSALSRARRVSWITPRGELLTPPRMTATAVRLLVQVCLVVYLWRGLYANTDSSAGLNETQAVGYAVLAVLANRIRGLDRRAGRDTVIQHLHFGTIVYWYLRPMKPQRYYALRAFGDQLYGFGWVLAGYVLCLAVGVVAPPASPSVAGVFAVSMLLGQLVLYYVMMLVDLMCFWTLRNEAALLILVFAQNLLSGVYAPLWYFPDWFITLSAFLPFQATLGVPLSIYVGRIGVGDAFGQMAIQAVWIVLLALLTRRLWDLAGRRVVSQGG; from the coding sequence ATGGCCGCCACAGCCACCCCGTCCACCCCGTCCACCCCGTCCGCCCTCTCCCGTGCCCGCCGCGTCTCCTGGATCACGCCCCGGGGCGAGCTGCTCACCCCGCCCCGGATGACCGCCACCGCCGTACGGCTCCTCGTCCAGGTCTGCCTGGTCGTCTACCTCTGGCGGGGGCTGTACGCGAACACCGACTCCAGCGCCGGGCTGAACGAGACCCAGGCCGTCGGCTACGCCGTACTCGCCGTGCTCGCCAACCGCATCCGCGGCCTCGACCGGCGCGCGGGCCGCGACACGGTGATCCAGCATCTGCACTTCGGGACGATCGTCTACTGGTACCTGCGGCCGATGAAGCCCCAGCGCTACTACGCGCTGCGCGCCTTCGGCGACCAGCTGTACGGCTTCGGCTGGGTGCTCGCCGGATACGTGCTGTGTCTCGCCGTCGGGGTCGTCGCACCGCCCGCCTCCCCCTCGGTGGCCGGGGTCTTCGCGGTCAGCATGCTGCTCGGCCAACTCGTCCTGTACTACGTGATGATGCTGGTCGACCTGATGTGCTTCTGGACCCTGCGCAACGAGGCGGCCCTGCTGATCCTCGTCTTCGCGCAGAACCTGCTCTCCGGTGTGTACGCCCCGCTCTGGTACTTCCCGGACTGGTTCATCACGCTCAGCGCGTTCCTGCCGTTCCAGGCGACCCTCGGCGTACCGCTCTCCATCTACGTCGGGCGGATCGGTGTCGGTGACGCCTTCGGGCAGATGGCGATCCAGGCCGTCTGGATCGTGCTGCTCGCACTGCTGACCCGTCGGCTCTGGGACCTGGCCGGCCGTCGCGTCGTGTCCCAGGGAGGATGA
- a CDS encoding ABC transporter ATP-binding protein translates to MPLSAVIEARGLSKVFRTTVRRPGLAGALKSLVSPLRVDKVAVQDVDFSVGEGELLALLGPNGAGKSTTIKMLTGILTPTSGEALVAGAVPHRDRERNAHNIGAVFGQRTQLWWDLPARESFEILRDIYGVPEAQFRARIEEFDGLLELSEFWDTRVRHLSLGQRVRCDLAASLLHDPPVVFLDEPTIGMDVVVKEQVRRFLRHQVEERARTVLLTTHDMTEVERLAERVVLINHGRIVLDGSLQEIRRRFGGTWQVRATLADPADIEQTEQVEQIEQIGPVPLPGFAGIGVLRREGPRVVFGPVGEDAPTVHEALKAIIGRFRVADLALEENDLEDVMRAAYLSDIPSQEPATVTSAPQGG, encoded by the coding sequence ATGCCGTTGTCTGCGGTGATCGAGGCGCGCGGGCTGTCCAAGGTGTTCCGGACGACCGTACGGCGGCCCGGCCTCGCGGGGGCGCTCAAGTCGCTCGTCAGTCCGTTGCGCGTGGACAAGGTCGCGGTGCAGGACGTCGACTTCAGTGTGGGTGAGGGGGAGCTGCTCGCACTGCTCGGTCCCAACGGGGCCGGGAAGTCCACCACCATCAAGATGCTCACCGGGATCCTGACGCCAACCTCCGGTGAGGCGCTCGTCGCCGGGGCCGTCCCGCACCGGGACCGGGAGCGCAACGCCCACAACATCGGGGCCGTGTTCGGGCAGCGGACGCAGCTGTGGTGGGATCTGCCCGCCCGGGAGTCGTTCGAGATCCTGCGGGACATCTACGGCGTTCCCGAGGCTCAATTCCGGGCGAGGATCGAGGAGTTCGACGGGCTGCTCGAACTCTCCGAGTTCTGGGACACCCGGGTCCGGCATCTGTCGCTCGGACAGCGCGTGCGGTGCGATCTCGCCGCCTCGCTCCTGCACGACCCGCCCGTCGTCTTCCTCGACGAGCCCACCATCGGCATGGACGTGGTGGTGAAGGAGCAGGTACGGCGGTTCCTGCGGCACCAGGTCGAGGAGCGGGCCCGTACCGTCCTGCTCACCACGCACGACATGACCGAGGTGGAACGGCTTGCCGAGCGCGTCGTGCTGATCAACCACGGCCGGATCGTCCTCGACGGCTCGCTCCAGGAGATCCGGCGCCGCTTCGGCGGCACCTGGCAGGTCCGCGCCACGCTCGCCGACCCGGCCGACATCGAGCAGACCGAGCAGGTTGAACAGATCGAGCAGATCGGCCCCGTGCCTCTGCCCGGGTTCGCCGGTATCGGTGTGCTGCGGAGGGAAGGGCCGCGGGTCGTCTTCGGGCCGGTCGGCGAGGACGCGCCCACCGTCCACGAGGCGCTCAAGGCGATCATCGGGCGGTTCCGCGTCGCGGATCTGGCGCTGGAGGAGAACGACCTGGAGGACGTCATGCGCGCCGCCTACCTCAGCGACATCCCGTCCCAGGAACCGGCCACCGTCACCTCCGCCCCCCAGGGCGGCTGA
- a CDS encoding TetR/AcrR family transcriptional regulator, with protein sequence MVRYGKEHKAETRRRIIETAGRRLKQDGIDGSGVSTLMKDAGLTNGAFYAHFDSKDDLVTTVVADQLKVQAESVVARAAPGRAGLEQIVRGYLSPQHRDSLGDGCPNAALLDEIGRCADPTRQAYTDGVLVLIDGIAARMAPEAPSSARVKALGLLGLMAGTLQLSRALTDSQLANELLDQGIGNALALLDAGQRV encoded by the coding sequence GTGGTGCGGTACGGAAAAGAGCACAAGGCGGAGACGAGGCGGCGGATAATCGAGACGGCGGGCCGCCGGCTCAAGCAAGACGGTATCGACGGCTCCGGGGTCTCGACGCTCATGAAGGACGCGGGGCTGACCAATGGGGCCTTCTACGCTCACTTCGATTCCAAGGACGACCTCGTCACCACGGTAGTCGCCGACCAGTTGAAGGTGCAGGCCGAGAGTGTCGTCGCGCGGGCTGCTCCGGGCCGTGCCGGACTCGAGCAGATTGTGCGGGGATACCTGTCGCCCCAGCACCGCGACAGCCTTGGCGACGGCTGCCCCAACGCCGCTCTGCTCGACGAGATCGGGCGCTGCGCCGACCCGACCAGGCAGGCGTACACCGACGGCGTGCTGGTCCTCATCGACGGCATTGCCGCCCGCATGGCGCCCGAGGCCCCGTCCTCCGCACGTGTGAAGGCACTCGGCCTCCTCGGCCTGATGGCCGGGACACTCCAGCTGTCCCGCGCCTTGACCGACAGTCAGCTCGCCAATGAACTCCTCGATCAGGGGATCGGCAACGCCCTCGCCCTGCTGGACGCCGGGCAGCGCGTCTGA
- a CDS encoding TetR/AcrR family transcriptional regulator, whose translation METATATAVRRKVPRPRADALRNRERIVSAAREMFVEFGPEVPLDEVARRAGVGNATLYRNFPDRDALVREVVCSVMDRTALAAEAALTETGDAFEALSRFVHTSADERISALCPMIQSTFDKHHPDLEAARERLEEQVEGIMKRARDAGQLRSDVGVGDLMIAVSQLSRPPAGTQCAGADRFLHRHLQVFLDGLRAPALSELPGAPITVEDLRRPCPS comes from the coding sequence GTGGAGACCGCCACCGCCACCGCCGTACGTCGCAAGGTGCCCCGCCCTCGGGCCGACGCCCTGCGCAACCGGGAGCGGATCGTCAGCGCCGCACGGGAGATGTTCGTCGAGTTCGGCCCCGAGGTGCCGCTCGACGAGGTCGCCCGCCGGGCCGGCGTCGGCAACGCCACGCTGTACCGCAACTTCCCGGACCGCGACGCGCTGGTCCGTGAGGTCGTCTGCTCGGTCATGGACCGTACGGCCCTCGCGGCCGAGGCTGCGCTCACCGAGACCGGTGACGCGTTCGAGGCGCTCTCGCGCTTCGTGCACACCTCGGCCGACGAACGGATCAGCGCGCTCTGCCCGATGATCCAGAGCACGTTCGACAAGCACCACCCCGACCTGGAGGCGGCGCGCGAGCGTCTGGAGGAGCAGGTCGAGGGGATCATGAAGCGCGCCCGGGACGCCGGGCAGCTCCGCTCCGACGTGGGTGTCGGCGACCTGATGATCGCCGTCAGCCAGCTCAGCAGGCCCCCGGCCGGCACCCAGTGCGCGGGCGCCGACCGTTTCCTCCACCGCCACCTGCAAGTGTTCCTGGACGGCCTGCGTGCCCCGGCCCTCTCCGAACTGCCCGGTGCCCCCATCACCGTGGAGGACCTACGGAGGCCCTGCCCGTCCTGA
- a CDS encoding IclR family transcriptional regulator domain-containing protein: protein MLPNAPRAVPAPAEAVAPLMRGITVLRRLTEADGALSPSGLERATGLARSTVDRITATLARMGYVRLDGRDAVLAPRLMELGNAYLAAIRLPRLLDAHADALADELDESVSLAVRDRDGVRFIHQATRRRAMSLSFRIGDLLPAERTAPGPLFATEWEPADWARWHARRAADPEGHGFPAVPPRSGAYDDFEDRTVRAGAQGWALDDQLIEPGLVAVSVPVRDPRTGRIACVANVVSHTSRHTAESLRSVLLPRLRAAVGAMERELREPTVAAASARVGASGPSGPVGRSSGLAAWTGASKQELGREFIESLARGLTVITSFGEGRATLTLTEVAQATGLARATARRALITLEHLGYVESYDRVFRLTPRVLGLGFPPLSMLPLPRIAAPHLAELSARVHDSASLAILTGGGDEVQYTARVATSRIMSVNITLGTRLPAYATSLGRVMLADLLPEVSLPERPVRLTPHTVTDRRELLAVLERVRGAGYALVDGELEEGLRSIAVPVRERGGRVVAAVNVAMHSSRRSVEECVTEVLPELRDAVGRMEGELAVAGMFRRVPEV from the coding sequence ATGCTCCCGAACGCCCCGCGCGCGGTCCCCGCGCCCGCCGAAGCCGTCGCACCCCTGATGCGGGGGATCACCGTGCTGCGTCGGCTCACCGAGGCGGACGGAGCGCTGAGTCCGAGCGGGCTGGAGCGGGCCACCGGTCTCGCGCGCTCCACGGTCGACCGGATCACGGCGACGCTGGCCCGCATGGGCTACGTACGGCTGGACGGCCGCGACGCGGTCCTCGCCCCCCGCCTGATGGAGCTGGGCAACGCCTATCTGGCCGCCATCCGTCTCCCCCGCCTCCTCGACGCCCACGCGGACGCCCTCGCCGACGAGCTGGACGAGTCGGTGTCCCTGGCGGTCCGCGACCGGGACGGCGTCCGCTTCATCCACCAGGCGACCCGCCGCCGCGCGATGTCCCTCAGCTTCCGCATCGGCGACCTCCTCCCCGCCGAACGCACCGCCCCCGGCCCACTGTTCGCCACCGAGTGGGAGCCGGCGGACTGGGCCCGGTGGCACGCCCGCCGCGCGGCCGACCCGGAGGGCCACGGCTTCCCGGCGGTGCCTCCGCGCAGCGGCGCGTACGACGACTTCGAGGACCGTACGGTTCGGGCGGGCGCCCAAGGGTGGGCGCTGGACGACCAGTTGATCGAGCCGGGGCTGGTGGCGGTGTCCGTACCCGTGCGGGATCCGCGTACGGGGCGCATCGCGTGTGTGGCGAACGTCGTCAGCCATACGAGCCGGCACACGGCGGAGTCCCTGCGTTCGGTGCTGCTGCCGCGGCTGCGGGCGGCCGTGGGGGCGATGGAACGGGAGCTGCGGGAGCCCACGGTGGCCGCCGCCTCGGCGCGGGTCGGCGCCTCGGGCCCCTCCGGTCCCGTGGGTCGCTCCTCCGGTCTCGCCGCCTGGACCGGTGCGTCCAAGCAGGAACTGGGCCGGGAGTTCATCGAGTCGCTCGCCCGGGGGCTCACCGTGATCACCTCGTTCGGCGAGGGGCGGGCCACACTGACCCTCACCGAGGTCGCCCAGGCCACCGGGCTCGCTCGGGCGACGGCCCGGCGCGCGCTGATCACCCTCGAACACCTCGGGTACGTCGAGTCGTACGACCGTGTCTTCCGCCTCACGCCCCGGGTTCTGGGCCTGGGCTTCCCACCCCTGTCCATGCTGCCCCTCCCCCGGATCGCCGCGCCGCACCTGGCCGAACTCTCCGCGCGGGTCCACGACTCGGCGTCCCTCGCGATCCTCACCGGGGGCGGGGACGAGGTGCAGTACACGGCGCGGGTCGCCACGAGCCGCATCATGAGCGTCAACATCACCCTCGGCACACGGCTGCCGGCGTACGCGACCTCGCTCGGCCGCGTCATGCTCGCCGACCTGCTCCCCGAGGTCTCCCTGCCGGAGCGTCCCGTCCGACTGACCCCGCACACGGTCACCGACCGACGCGAACTGCTGGCCGTCCTGGAGCGCGTGCGGGGCGCCGGTTACGCCCTCGTCGACGGGGAGTTGGAGGAGGGCCTGCGGTCCATCGCCGTGCCGGTCCGGGAGCGGGGCGGGCGGGTCGTCGCCGCGGTGAATGTCGCCATGCACAGCAGTCGGCGGTCGGTCGAGGAGTGCGTGACGGAGGTCCTGCCCGAGCTGCGGGACGCGGTGGGGCGGATGGAAGGGGAGCTGGCGGTGGCGGGGATGTTCCGGCGCGTCCCGGAAGTCTGA
- a CDS encoding TetR/AcrR family transcriptional regulator, which translates to MAPEKPVRKQEGFQSVWTRPRTGREQPALSREHIVAEALRLLDEEGIDALSMRKLGNRLGAGATSLYRHVANKDELLELAVDEIYGEIEVQATPAPANWRHDTATCAHSLRATILRHPWLASVLGELGMSYLGPNWMRASEAMLKLLTTAGFPADEADRALSTLVAYVTGTATSEAAWLNVLARSGQDERTMVERLWPAAEEAAQEYPLLREGYAEQRGADPRAARDEGFQYGLDRVLDGLETRLK; encoded by the coding sequence ATGGCACCCGAGAAGCCGGTCAGGAAGCAGGAGGGGTTCCAGTCCGTGTGGACCCGGCCCCGGACCGGGCGGGAGCAGCCCGCGCTGAGCCGGGAGCACATCGTGGCCGAGGCGCTGCGCCTGCTCGACGAGGAGGGCATCGACGCCCTGAGCATGCGCAAGCTCGGCAACCGGCTGGGCGCCGGCGCGACCTCGCTCTACCGCCATGTCGCCAACAAGGACGAGCTGCTGGAGCTGGCGGTCGACGAGATCTACGGCGAGATCGAGGTCCAGGCCACCCCGGCCCCGGCGAACTGGCGTCACGACACGGCCACTTGTGCCCACAGCCTGCGCGCCACGATCCTGCGCCACCCGTGGCTGGCCTCCGTGCTCGGCGAGCTCGGCATGTCCTACCTCGGCCCGAACTGGATGCGGGCCTCCGAAGCCATGCTGAAGCTGCTGACCACCGCCGGGTTCCCCGCCGACGAGGCCGACCGGGCGCTCTCGACGCTCGTCGCGTACGTCACCGGCACGGCCACCAGCGAGGCCGCCTGGCTCAACGTCCTCGCCCGCAGCGGTCAGGACGAGCGGACCATGGTCGAACGGCTGTGGCCGGCCGCCGAGGAAGCCGCCCAGGAGTACCCGCTGCTGCGCGAGGGCTACGCCGAACAGCGCGGAGCGGATCCGCGGGCGGCCCGGGACGAGGGGTTCCAGTACGGACTCGACCGGGTGCTGGACGGGTTGGAGACGCGGCTGAAGTGA